A window of Rhododendron vialii isolate Sample 1 chromosome 13a, ASM3025357v1 contains these coding sequences:
- the LOC131312844 gene encoding 30-kDa cleavage and polyadenylation specificity factor 30 → MDDGDGVLSFDFEGGLDAGPTIPTASVPVVHSDAVGGGGTANNAAAAAAAPAGGADPAAAAGGNHSGRRSFRQTVCRHWLRSLCMKGDACGFLHQYDKARMPVCRFFRLYGECREQDCVYKHTNEDIKECNMYKLGFCPNGPDCRYRHAKLPGPPPPVEEVLQRIQQMTSYNYGNSNRFFQNRNGNYPQQTEKNQFTQGPNAANQGTAAKSSTTESLNIQPQQQGQQSEQQGNQTQVQNLANGQQNQGNRTATPLPQGISRYFIVKSCNRENLELSVQQGVWATQRSNEAKLNEAFDSVENVILIFSVNRTRHFQGCAKMSSKIGGSIGGGNWKYAHGSAHYGRNFSVKWLKLCELSFHKTRYLRNPYNENLPVKISRDCQELEPSIGEQLASMLYLEPDSELMAISLAAESKREEEKAKGVVNPDNGTENPDIVPFEDNEEEEEEEEEESEEEEESYGPGFAAQGRGGRGRGMPWPPHMPLARGARPFPGMRGFPPVMMSADGFPYGAVTPDNFPMPDLFGMGPRPFDPFGPRFPTGFVGPASGMMFHNRPMGGGFGMMMGPTGRAPFMGGMGVGAAGPPRSGRPVGMPQMFQPPLSQPMQNMNHPIRRDQRGPATDKNERYRDGHEMSASGTDGETLYKQGGKPQEDRGGNDLRNDESESEDEAPRRSRHGEGKKKRRGLEADATTGSDQ, encoded by the exons ATGGACGATGGGGACGGTGTCCTGAGCTTCGATTTCGAGGGCGGCCTCGACGCGGGCCCCACCATCCCCACGGCATCCGTACCCGTAGTCCACTCCGACGCAGTCGGTGGCGGCGGGACCGCCAAtaacgccgccgccgccgcagcAGCGCCAGCAGGTGGCGCCGATCCCGCTGCGGCGGCGGGGGGAAACCATTCGGGGCGGCGGAGCTTCAGACAGACGGTTTGCCGGCACTGGCTCCGGAGCCTGTGTATGAAGGGCGACGCCTGCGGGTTCCTCCACCAGTACGACAAGGCCCGGATGCCGGTCTGCCGATTCTTCCGCCTCTACGGCGAGTGCCGCGAGCAGGATTGCGTTTACAAGCACACCAATGAGGATATCAAGGAGTGTAACAT GTACAAGTTGGGATTTTGTCCAAATGGCCCTGATTGTCGGTATAGGCATGCAAAGCTGCCTGGACCTCCACCTCCTGTGGAAGAAGTCCTTCAGAGAATTCAGCAGATGACTTCTTACAACTATGGCAACTCCAACAGGTTTTTTCAAAACCGAAATGGTAATTATCCtcaacaaacagaaaaaaatcagtttactcaAGGTCCAAATGCTGCTAATCAAGGCACAGCTGCAAAATCTTCTACAACGGAGTCCCTCAATATACAGCCGCAGCAACAAGGTCAACAGTCCGAACAACAGGGCAACCAGACCCAAGTACAAAATCTTGCCAATGGCCAGCAAAATCAGGGGAATAGAACTGCTACGCCGCTTCCTCAAGGAATATCTAG GTATTTTATTGTGAAAAGTTGCAATCGTGAAAATTTAGAATTATCGGTACAACAAGGAGTATGGGCAACTCAGCGAAGCAATGAGGCTAAACTCAATGAAGCTTTTGATTCTGTGGAAAATGTTATCTTGATATTTTCAGTCAACCGGACTCGACATTTCCAG GGTTGTGCAAAAATGTCATCTAAAATTGGTGGCTCCATTGGTGGAGGGAATTGGAAGTATGCACATGGATCTGCACATTATGGGCGGAATTTCTCTGTGAAATGGCTAAAG TTATGTGAATTGTCTTTTCACAAAACTCGTTATTTGAGGAACCCTTACAATGAGAATCTGCCGGTGAAG ATTAGCAGAGATTGTCAGGAGCTAGAGCCTTCTATTGGTGAGCAGTTGGCTTCTATGCTCTACCTTGAGCCTGACAGTGAACTTATG gCAATCTCACTTGCAGCAGAATCAAAGCGAGAGGAGGAAAAGGCCAAGGGTGTGGTCAATCCAGACAATGGGACTGAAAACCCAGATATTGTCCCATTTGAGGACAacgaagaggaggaagaagaagaagaagaagaaagtgaggaggaggaggaaagctATGGCCCAGGTTTCGCAGCACAAGGCAGGGgaggaaggggaaggggaatgCCGTGGCCCCCTCATATGCCTCTTGCACGTGGAGCCAGGCCTTTTCCCGGGATGCGGGGCTTTCCGCCTGTCATGATGAGTGCTGATGGATTTCCTTACGGGGCTGTCACACCTGATAATTTTCCGATGCCCGACCTTTTCGGCATGGGCCCTCGCCCTTTTGACCCGTTCGGTCCGAGGTTCCCCACCGGTTTCGTGGGTCCTGCATCTGGCATGATGTTTCACAACCGACCGATGGGTGGGGGATTCGGGATGATGATGGGTCCCACCGGACGAGCACCTTTCATGGGCGGGATGGGCGTTGGAGCTGCGGGCCCACCAAGATCAGGCCGCCCTGTGGGTATGCCCCAGATGTTTCAGCCGCCTCTGTCACAGCCCATGCAGAATATGAACCATCCAATAAGGAGGGATCAGAGAGGACCTGCTACTGATAAGAATGAACGATACAGAGACGGTCATGAGATGTCTGCTTCAGGAACGGATGGCGAAACACTATATAAGCAAGGAGGGAAACCACAAGAAGATCGAGGTGGAAATGACTTACGGAATGATGAGAGCGAAAGTGAGGATGAGGCACCGAGAAGGTCAAGACATGGGgagggaaagaagaagaggcGTGGTTTGGAGGCAGATGCTACTACTGGCTCTGATCAATAA